In a genomic window of Pseudomonas oryzihabitans:
- the speB gene encoding agmatinase has product MEKILHQPLGGNEMPRFGGIASMLRLPHLASAAGLDAAFIGIPLDIGTSLRSGTRFGPRQIRSESVMIRPYNMATGAAPFDSLSVADLGDVAINTFNLLDTVRLIEEHYDRVLEHDVIPLTLGGDHTLTLPILRALKKKYGAVGLVHVDAHADVNEHMFGEKIAHGTTFRRAVEEGLLDCDRVVQIGLRAQGYAADDFDWCREQGFRVVQAEECWHKSLAPLMAEVRERVGGGPVYLSYDIDSIDPAWAPGTGTPEIGGLTTIQALEIIRGCRGLDLVGCDLVEVSPPYDTSGNTALLGANLLYEMLCVLPGVAYR; this is encoded by the coding sequence GTGGAAAAGATCCTGCACCAGCCGCTGGGCGGCAACGAGATGCCGCGCTTCGGCGGCATCGCCAGCATGCTGCGGCTGCCCCACCTCGCTTCCGCCGCCGGGCTGGACGCGGCCTTCATCGGCATTCCACTGGACATCGGTACCTCGCTGCGCTCCGGCACCCGCTTCGGTCCGCGGCAGATCCGCAGCGAGTCGGTGATGATCCGGCCCTACAACATGGCCACCGGCGCAGCACCCTTCGATTCCCTGAGCGTCGCCGACCTGGGCGACGTGGCCATCAATACCTTCAACCTGCTGGATACCGTGCGGCTGATCGAAGAGCATTATGACCGGGTGCTGGAGCATGACGTCATCCCCCTGACCCTGGGCGGCGACCACACCCTGACGCTGCCCATCCTGCGCGCCCTGAAGAAGAAATACGGTGCCGTCGGCCTGGTGCACGTGGATGCCCATGCCGACGTCAACGAGCACATGTTCGGCGAGAAGATCGCCCATGGCACCACCTTCCGCCGCGCCGTGGAAGAAGGACTGCTGGATTGCGACCGGGTGGTGCAGATCGGCCTGCGTGCCCAGGGTTACGCCGCCGACGATTTCGACTGGTGCCGCGAGCAGGGTTTCCGGGTGGTGCAGGCCGAGGAATGCTGGCATAAGTCGCTGGCGCCGCTGATGGCCGAGGTTCGCGAGCGGGTCGGCGGCGGGCCGGTGTATCTGTCTTACGATATCGACAGCATCGACCCGGCCTGGGCCCCGGGGACCGGTACCCCGGAGATCGGTGGCCTGACCACCATCCAGGCCCTGGAGATCATCCGCGGTTGCCGTGGCCTCGACCTGGTGGGTTGCGATCTGGTGGAGGTCTCGCCGCCCTACGACACCAGCGGCAACACCGCCCTGCTCGGCGCCAACCTGCTCTACGAGATGCTCTGCGTGCTGCCGGGAGTGGCTTACCGCTGA
- a CDS encoding dihydroxyacetone kinase family protein, with product MKKLINSPTAVVRELLEGLVSLDPNLALLADEQVVLRQPLADRQTRPVAVISGGGSGHEPAHAGYVGEGMLTAAVAGDVFTSPSVDAVLAAIRAAAGPAGALLVVKNYTGDRLNFGLAAELARSEGIPVETVLVADDAALRHTVAPEKRRGIAGTVLIHKLAGAAAAAGRPLAEVAALARAAAAELRSMGVALGACTVPAVGHPGFELADDEVEWGLGIHGEQGVERGHWLGADATVARLLDTLVEDGGYPAGTRLALLVNGLGATPPLELALVARAALLDLRRRGFEVARAWTGTFLSALDMPGCSLSLLPVDEARLALLDAPTRARAWAGDGHVPTAPQLLPAPQAAATAATTTPGPLAERLRAAADAVIATLLANEAHLTELDSRAGDGDLGTSLARGAEAMRALPASAWYSPASALAATGQALRRAIGGSSGPFYACALVRAAQVLDGVERPTLSQWAQAFDQAVQALAELGGAQPGQRTMLDALRPAADELLAAAQAGVSPAEAFKAALAKARAGADATAEMVPGQGRASYLGTRTLGIPDGGAVAVVYWLEALEPVVVS from the coding sequence ATGAAGAAGTTGATCAATAGCCCCACCGCGGTGGTTCGCGAATTGCTCGAAGGACTCGTGAGCCTCGATCCCAACCTGGCATTGCTCGCTGACGAACAGGTCGTGCTGCGCCAGCCGCTGGCGGATCGCCAGACACGCCCCGTGGCGGTGATCTCTGGTGGCGGCAGCGGTCATGAACCGGCCCATGCCGGCTATGTGGGTGAGGGGATGCTGACCGCCGCCGTGGCCGGTGACGTCTTCACCTCGCCCAGCGTGGACGCGGTGCTGGCGGCCATTCGCGCGGCGGCGGGTCCGGCCGGCGCGTTGCTGGTGGTGAAGAACTACACCGGCGACCGTCTCAATTTCGGCCTCGCCGCCGAACTGGCCCGTAGCGAGGGCATTCCCGTCGAGACGGTGCTGGTGGCGGACGACGCCGCCCTGCGCCATACCGTGGCGCCGGAGAAGCGCCGGGGTATCGCCGGCACCGTGCTGATCCACAAGCTCGCCGGCGCGGCGGCCGCGGCCGGACGGCCGCTGGCCGAGGTGGCCGCCCTGGCCCGCGCGGCGGCTGCGGAGTTGCGCAGCATGGGCGTCGCCCTGGGCGCCTGCACCGTACCGGCGGTGGGGCACCCGGGCTTCGAGCTGGCGGACGACGAGGTGGAATGGGGCCTGGGCATCCACGGCGAGCAGGGCGTCGAACGCGGCCACTGGCTCGGTGCCGATGCCACCGTGGCGCGGCTGCTGGATACCCTGGTCGAAGACGGCGGCTATCCCGCCGGGACGCGCCTGGCGTTGCTGGTCAACGGCCTAGGCGCGACGCCGCCTCTGGAGCTCGCCCTGGTGGCGCGGGCCGCGCTGCTCGACCTGCGTCGGCGCGGCTTCGAGGTGGCGCGGGCCTGGACCGGCACCTTTCTTAGTGCCCTGGACATGCCCGGTTGTTCGCTGTCGCTGCTGCCGGTGGACGAGGCGCGCCTGGCCCTGCTGGATGCCCCGACCCGAGCCCGTGCCTGGGCGGGCGACGGTCACGTACCGACGGCGCCCCAGCTATTGCCTGCGCCCCAGGCCGCAGCCACGGCAGCCACCACCACACCCGGTCCCCTGGCCGAGCGCCTGCGCGCGGCGGCGGACGCGGTGATCGCCACCTTGCTCGCCAACGAAGCCCACCTCACCGAACTGGACAGCCGCGCCGGCGACGGCGACCTGGGCACCAGCCTCGCCCGCGGTGCCGAAGCCATGCGCGCGCTGCCGGCCAGTGCCTGGTACAGCCCTGCCAGTGCGCTGGCCGCCACGGGGCAGGCGCTGCGCCGGGCCATCGGTGGTAGTTCCGGACCCTTCTATGCCTGCGCCCTGGTCCGTGCGGCCCAGGTGCTGGACGGCGTGGAGCGACCGACGCTGAGCCAGTGGGCCCAGGCCTTCGATCAGGCGGTGCAGGCCCTGGCCGAATTGGGTGGTGCCCAGCCAGGGCAACGCACCATGCTCGATGCCTTGCGACCGGCGGCGGACGAGCTGCTGGCGGCTGCGCAGGCCGGAGTGAGTCCCGCGGAGGCCTTCAAGGCGGCGCTCGCCAAGGCCAGGGCCGGCGCCGATGCCACCGCCGAGATGGTGCCGGGCCAGGGTCGCGCCAGCTACCTGGGCACGCGTACCCTGGGCATTCCCGATGGCGGCGCCGTGGCAGTGGTGTACTGGTTGGAGGCGCTGGAGCCGGTGGTCGTGTCTTAA
- a CDS encoding carbohydrate kinase family protein, which translates to MATLLSLGSINADFQVRTTQDLDSAETLLADDFHRRPGGKAANTAYLAARFGHRSLLLGRVGDDELADQALVPLRHAGVELSGVTRAEGSATAVSMILVPPSGKKRIVLANNANDRWDAEARQGLAERLAAAPADALLVLDCEIPTEIVRQAIETAAARGLIVVVDPSFPERLPAELAKRITALTPNEEEAAGLLDERLDDLPSLGRAARCLQQRGTPLVCIKLADGGCVLAEGERLWHLPPEPVDPVDSTGAGDAFTGVFAIGLLEGRSPREAAAWATAAASLAVTGAGSQEAYAGRAEVLALAERLAARWQTLEISE; encoded by the coding sequence GTGGCTACCCTGCTCTCCCTAGGCAGCATCAATGCCGACTTCCAGGTTCGCACCACCCAGGATCTGGATAGCGCAGAGACCCTGTTGGCCGATGACTTCCATCGGCGGCCCGGCGGCAAGGCCGCCAATACCGCCTACCTGGCCGCGCGCTTCGGCCATCGGAGCCTGCTGCTGGGCCGGGTGGGCGACGACGAACTGGCCGACCAGGCTCTGGTACCTCTGAGGCACGCCGGCGTGGAGTTGAGCGGCGTGACGCGCGCGGAAGGGAGCGCCACCGCCGTGTCCATGATCCTGGTACCGCCCAGCGGCAAGAAGCGCATCGTACTGGCCAACAATGCCAACGACCGCTGGGACGCCGAGGCCCGGCAAGGGCTAGCCGAACGCCTGGCGGCCGCGCCCGCTGACGCTCTCCTGGTACTGGATTGCGAGATCCCCACGGAGATCGTCCGCCAGGCCATCGAGACCGCGGCGGCCCGGGGACTCATCGTCGTGGTCGACCCGTCCTTCCCCGAGCGCCTGCCCGCCGAGCTGGCGAAGCGGATCACCGCGCTCACCCCCAATGAGGAAGAGGCTGCAGGTCTGCTCGACGAGCGACTCGACGACCTGCCCAGCCTGGGCCGCGCCGCCCGCTGCCTGCAGCAAAGAGGTACCCCGCTGGTCTGCATCAAGCTGGCCGACGGCGGCTGCGTGTTGGCCGAGGGCGAACGACTCTGGCACCTGCCGCCCGAGCCGGTAGACCCCGTGGATTCGACCGGTGCTGGCGATGCCTTCACCGGGGTGTTCGCCATTGGCCTATTGGAAGGACGTTCACCGCGAGAAGCCGCCGCCTGGGCCACCGCGGCGGCCAGCCTGGCAGTAACCGGCGCCGGTTCCCAGGAGGCCTATGCCGGGCGTGCCGAGGTGCTGGCCTTGGCCGAGCGCCTCGCCGCTCGCTGGCAGACCCTGGAGATCTCCGAATGA
- a CDS encoding cytochrome P450, with amino-acid sequence MSILPPLSAFDSSVALLTEGYAFISNRCDRLGSDVFATRLLLQPTLCLRGPAAVELFYREDRFTRVEAAPAHVRRTLFGDGGVQGLDGTVHRQRKAVFVEITQPARVEALIARAEQEWRTRLPAWQARGEIVLLDELHRLYTRAVCDWAGVTLAAQEEEQRCAELVALIEGAGSLGLANLKARRARKRLELWLGQQVERARQQPAPAGSALALIAAHRDADGERLSPRVAAVELLNVLRPTVAVARFSTFAALALYKQPAWRERLRADPASRLPFAQEVRRFYAFFPFTVARVRETFAWHGITFPRGARVLLDLYGTNRDPRSWDRPEVFDPTRFLTGEAAESAFVPQGGGDVARQHRCPGEGIALELMTSSLRLLLQTMTYQAPTQDLRIDLARMPMRPASGLILNDVRVVQRARRSVT; translated from the coding sequence ATGTCCATCCTGCCACCGCTCTCGGCCTTTGATTCGAGCGTGGCGCTGCTGACCGAAGGCTATGCCTTCATCAGCAACCGCTGTGATCGCTTGGGCAGCGACGTCTTCGCCACCCGCCTGCTGCTGCAGCCCACCCTGTGCCTGCGCGGTCCGGCCGCCGTCGAGCTGTTCTATCGTGAAGACCGCTTCACTCGGGTAGAGGCCGCGCCCGCTCACGTGCGAAGGACGCTGTTCGGCGACGGCGGGGTCCAGGGGCTGGATGGCACTGTGCATCGCCAGCGCAAGGCAGTGTTCGTCGAGATCACCCAGCCGGCGCGGGTGGAGGCCTTGATCGCCCGCGCGGAACAGGAGTGGCGAACCCGGCTGCCGGCCTGGCAGGCGCGAGGCGAGATCGTGCTGCTGGACGAGTTGCACCGGCTCTATACCCGCGCCGTCTGTGATTGGGCCGGGGTGACCCTGGCTGCGCAGGAAGAGGAGCAGCGCTGCGCCGAACTGGTCGCCTTGATCGAAGGTGCTGGCAGCCTGGGCCTGGCCAACCTCAAGGCTCGCCGTGCCAGAAAGCGCCTGGAGCTCTGGCTCGGCCAGCAGGTCGAGCGGGCGCGTCAGCAGCCGGCACCAGCGGGTAGCGCCCTGGCACTGATCGCCGCCCATCGCGACGCCGATGGCGAACGGCTGTCGCCGCGAGTAGCGGCGGTGGAATTGCTCAATGTGCTGCGGCCGACGGTCGCCGTGGCGCGTTTCTCCACCTTCGCCGCCCTGGCGCTGTACAAGCAACCGGCCTGGCGCGAGCGGCTGCGGGCCGATCCCGCTTCGCGGTTGCCCTTCGCCCAGGAGGTGCGGCGCTTCTATGCCTTCTTCCCCTTCACCGTGGCGCGGGTGCGAGAGACCTTCGCCTGGCACGGGATCACCTTTCCCCGCGGTGCCCGGGTGTTGCTGGACCTCTATGGAACCAATCGCGATCCGCGCAGCTGGGACCGCCCCGAGGTCTTCGATCCCACCCGCTTCCTCACCGGCGAGGCGGCGGAGTCGGCCTTCGTGCCCCAGGGCGGTGGCGACGTGGCCCGGCAGCACCGCTGCCCCGGCGAGGGCATCGCCCTGGAATTGATGACCTCCTCCTTGCGCCTGCTGCTGCAGACCATGACCTACCAAGCGCCGACCCAGGATCTGCGGATCGATCTGGCGCGGATGCCGATGCGCCCGGCCAGCGGCCTGATCCTGAACGATGTTCGGGTGGTGCAGCGAGCGCGCCGTTCGGTTACCTAG
- a CDS encoding 5-guanidino-2-oxopentanoate decarboxylase, translating into MTTCGEFLVRQLAAWGVDTVFGIPGVHTVELYRGLPDSGIRHITPRHEQGAGFMADGYARASGRPGVCFVISGPGLTNILTAMAQAYADSVPMLVISSVNERARLGHGAGYLHELPGQRNLTAGVTAFSHTLLDVDGLPAVLARAFAVFEGERPRPVHLELPLDIITAAADHLALAPRPVLARPEPAAALLDRAAARLSSAERPLLLIGGGCQGAAAEVQALAAALDAPTATTINAKGLLPPGHPLALGSNQALPPVRELARAADVILAVGTELGETDYDVVFDGGFRIEGDLIRIDLDPRMLVANQQPWLGLVGDAQAALRGLLARLPAQELDPTGPGARRTATVQAALTEQFAGWAHFRQLFDTLQAALPDARYVGDSTQTVYAGNHLVELDGPRRWFNASTGYGTLGYGLPAALGARLAEPTRPVVCLVGDGGLLFTLSELASAVEAGIGIVVLLWNNQGYGEIRRYMERRDITPLGVDLLTPDFLALARAFGCAAERARDLDHLQDLLAQAPDDRPLLIEVCEEPPFAPAR; encoded by the coding sequence ATGACCACCTGTGGCGAATTCCTGGTCCGCCAACTGGCCGCCTGGGGCGTGGATACCGTGTTCGGCATCCCCGGTGTGCATACCGTGGAGCTTTACCGCGGCCTGCCGGACAGTGGCATCCGCCACATCACCCCGCGCCACGAGCAGGGTGCCGGCTTCATGGCCGACGGCTATGCCCGCGCCAGCGGCCGGCCCGGGGTGTGCTTCGTCATCAGCGGACCGGGATTGACCAATATCCTCACCGCCATGGCCCAGGCCTATGCCGACTCGGTGCCCATGCTGGTGATCTCCAGCGTCAACGAACGCGCCCGTCTCGGTCATGGCGCCGGTTATCTGCACGAGCTGCCCGGCCAGCGCAACCTGACCGCCGGGGTCACTGCCTTCAGCCATACCCTGCTCGACGTCGACGGCCTGCCGGCGGTGCTGGCCCGGGCCTTCGCCGTGTTCGAGGGCGAGCGGCCCCGACCGGTCCACCTGGAGCTACCGCTGGACATCATCACCGCCGCGGCCGACCACCTCGCCCTGGCGCCGCGGCCCGTGCTGGCGCGCCCGGAACCGGCCGCAGCCCTGCTCGACCGCGCCGCTGCACGTCTGAGCAGCGCCGAGCGGCCCCTGCTGCTGATCGGCGGTGGCTGCCAAGGCGCAGCGGCGGAAGTCCAAGCCCTGGCCGCCGCGCTGGATGCCCCCACCGCCACCACCATCAATGCCAAGGGGTTGCTCCCGCCTGGCCATCCCCTGGCGCTGGGCAGCAACCAGGCGTTGCCGCCGGTGCGCGAGCTGGCACGGGCGGCGGACGTCATCCTGGCGGTGGGCACCGAACTGGGTGAGACCGACTACGACGTGGTCTTCGATGGCGGCTTCCGCATCGAAGGCGACCTGATCCGCATCGACCTGGACCCGCGCATGCTGGTGGCCAACCAGCAACCCTGGCTGGGCCTGGTGGGCGATGCCCAGGCGGCGCTGCGCGGTCTGCTCGCACGGCTACCGGCGCAGGAACTGGACCCGACGGGACCGGGCGCCCGGCGCACCGCCACGGTCCAGGCAGCCCTCACAGAGCAATTCGCCGGCTGGGCGCACTTCCGCCAGCTGTTCGACACTCTGCAAGCGGCCCTGCCGGACGCCCGCTACGTGGGCGACTCCACCCAGACCGTCTACGCCGGCAATCACCTGGTGGAGCTGGACGGTCCGCGCCGCTGGTTCAATGCCTCCACCGGCTACGGCACCCTGGGCTACGGCCTGCCCGCGGCGCTCGGCGCGCGCCTGGCCGAGCCGACGCGGCCGGTAGTCTGCCTGGTGGGCGATGGCGGCCTGCTATTCACTCTCAGCGAATTGGCGAGCGCGGTGGAGGCCGGGATCGGCATCGTCGTGCTGCTGTGGAACAACCAGGGCTATGGCGAGATCCGCCGCTACATGGAGCGCCGGGACATCACGCCGCTGGGGGTCGACCTGCTCACCCCGGACTTCCTCGCCCTGGCGCGGGCCTTCGGCTGCGCGGCCGAGCGGGCCCGGGACCTGGACCATCTGCAAGACCTGCTCGCCCAGGCGCCGGATGATCGGCCGCTGCTGATCGAGGTCTGCGAGGAACCGCCCTTCGCTCCGGCTAGGTAA
- a CDS encoding glycosyl hydrolase family 65 protein, with the protein MSPAGQLSFDHFDPWDERRREALFTLANGRLSLRGALPELSTLEPDGTSYPGLYCAGWYDRSPRQVADTEVRLSEARLSALIRLPDPLGLNLGSAQHWYDPRRQPPLNYHYELDLQAACLNRDFEVRLDGLAVAVSERRFVSAADPRLIVLRWTLRNLGPATDLRLRATLDAGVENALIERNAAYEGRRLILRQQLTSPTGAAVRVAPLAGRGEACVATLLLSNLPLVWQASEQGQRLQHDSRISLASGQSLTLEKRILVAVEKEAMTCQAALDQLAAGAETRFAELERSHVAVWAERWSELQLETAPSLQRKLDFAAFHLLQTVDHQGSRDQGLPPRGWQEGYFGQIFWDEIFALPWLASHFPQAARGLLDYRHRRLDQARERARRQGWRGALFPWRSGVDGAEETPPYQYFPLSGHWVRDRTFLQYHLGLALAYNAWQFYLATGDLDFLGGVGGDLILEVARCCASQASFDERLQRYRIRGVVGPDEYHDAYPDAEAPGLDDNAYTNLLVAWTLECAGRVLELLSPDHARVLYERLGLEPGEPAGWAAISANLYLPFREDGVLDQFSGFGDLLPAPPEWLKDHEGPRLDWWLEARGDSCNRYQLSKQADTLMALHLLPPAELQRLLDRLGYRLDDDAERKTLDYHLARLSHESSLSKTVCAGALTAYDSQASWTFFSDSLDTDLGAAADSGAREGIHLAAMAGALDVLQRHYLGLWPTPDGLRVQPAPPAALPATRLQLLYRGRLLQVSWQPPRLSVRLADPEAAPVKLLTGAGTFELRGTAVWSWQRD; encoded by the coding sequence ATGAGCCCTGCCGGCCAGTTGAGCTTCGACCACTTCGATCCCTGGGACGAACGCCGCCGCGAGGCGCTCTTCACCCTGGCCAACGGCAGGCTCTCGCTGCGCGGCGCGCTGCCGGAGTTGTCGACCCTGGAACCTGACGGCACCAGCTACCCCGGTCTTTACTGCGCCGGTTGGTACGATCGTTCCCCACGCCAGGTCGCCGATACCGAGGTGCGGCTATCCGAGGCGCGGCTGTCCGCCCTGATCCGCTTGCCGGACCCCTTAGGGCTGAATCTGGGCAGCGCCCAGCATTGGTACGATCCCCGGCGCCAACCACCGCTGAACTACCACTACGAACTGGACCTGCAGGCGGCCTGCCTGAATCGTGACTTCGAGGTGAGGCTGGACGGTTTGGCGGTCGCCGTCAGCGAAAGACGTTTCGTCAGCGCGGCCGATCCTCGGTTGATCGTGCTGCGCTGGACACTGCGCAATCTCGGACCTGCCACTGACTTGCGCCTGCGCGCCACCCTGGATGCCGGGGTGGAAAATGCCCTGATCGAGCGCAATGCGGCTTACGAGGGTCGCCGCCTGATACTCCGGCAGCAGCTGACCAGCCCCACGGGCGCCGCCGTTCGGGTCGCCCCCCTGGCTGGTCGCGGTGAAGCCTGTGTGGCAACCCTGCTGCTAAGCAATCTGCCACTGGTCTGGCAGGCCAGTGAACAGGGACAAAGACTGCAGCACGACAGCCGCATCAGCTTGGCATCCGGACAGAGCCTGACCCTGGAAAAACGTATTCTGGTAGCGGTTGAGAAAGAGGCCATGACCTGCCAGGCCGCCTTGGACCAGCTCGCTGCCGGGGCGGAAACCCGCTTCGCCGAGCTGGAACGCAGCCACGTTGCCGTCTGGGCCGAGCGCTGGTCGGAGCTGCAACTGGAAACCGCGCCCAGCTTGCAGCGCAAGCTGGACTTCGCTGCCTTCCACCTGCTGCAGACCGTGGATCACCAGGGGAGCCGCGACCAGGGGCTGCCACCGCGGGGCTGGCAGGAGGGCTACTTCGGCCAGATCTTCTGGGACGAGATCTTCGCCCTGCCCTGGCTCGCCAGCCACTTTCCCCAGGCGGCCCGCGGCCTGCTGGACTACCGCCATCGCCGCCTGGACCAGGCCCGCGAACGGGCACGCCGCCAGGGCTGGCGTGGCGCGCTCTTTCCCTGGCGTAGTGGGGTGGACGGCGCGGAAGAAACCCCGCCCTACCAGTACTTTCCGCTGTCCGGCCACTGGGTGCGCGACCGGACATTCCTGCAGTATCACCTGGGCCTGGCGTTGGCCTACAACGCCTGGCAATTCTATCTGGCCACCGGCGATCTGGACTTTCTCGGCGGCGTGGGTGGCGATCTGATCCTGGAGGTAGCCCGCTGCTGCGCCAGCCAGGCCAGCTTTGACGAACGCCTGCAGCGCTATCGCATCCGCGGCGTCGTCGGACCGGACGAATACCACGACGCCTATCCAGACGCCGAAGCTCCGGGGCTGGACGACAATGCCTACACCAACCTGCTGGTCGCCTGGACCCTGGAGTGTGCCGGTCGGGTGCTCGAATTACTGTCCCCAGACCACGCCCGGGTGCTGTACGAGCGGCTAGGCCTGGAGCCAGGGGAGCCGGCAGGCTGGGCGGCCATCTCCGCCAACCTCTACCTGCCATTCCGAGAAGACGGCGTGCTCGATCAATTCAGCGGCTTCGGCGACCTGCTGCCGGCACCACCGGAATGGCTGAAAGACCACGAGGGACCGCGCCTGGACTGGTGGCTGGAAGCGCGTGGTGACAGTTGCAACCGCTACCAGCTCAGCAAGCAGGCCGATACCCTGATGGCCCTGCACCTGCTGCCACCGGCGGAACTGCAACGCCTGCTCGACCGCCTGGGCTATCGGCTGGACGACGACGCCGAACGCAAGACCCTGGACTACCACCTGGCCCGCCTGAGTCATGAATCCAGTCTATCGAAGACCGTCTGCGCCGGCGCCCTGACGGCCTACGATAGCCAAGCCTCCTGGACCTTCTTCAGCGACAGCCTGGATACCGACCTGGGCGCCGCCGCGGACAGCGGCGCTCGGGAAGGCATCCATTTAGCGGCGATGGCCGGTGCCCTGGACGTGCTACAGCGCCACTACCTGGGACTCTGGCCGACACCCGACGGCTTGCGGGTGCAGCCGGCGCCGCCTGCGGCCTTGCCGGCGACCCGCCTGCAACTGCTCTACCGAGGTCGTCTGCTCCAGGTCAGTTGGCAACCACCGCGCCTGAGCGTACGCCTGGCGGACCCCGAGGCCGCGCCGGTCAAGCTGCTAACCGGCGCGGGCACGTTCGAGCTACGGGGTACTGCGGTCTGGTCCTGGCAGCGGGATTAA
- a CDS encoding purine-cytosine permease family protein: MDHHDGITRIETFGVEQIPAHERSATPLDLFRLIFGGANTFATAVLGSFPILFGLSFQAGVLAIVAGVLCGALILAPMGLFGALNGTNNAVSSGAHFGVHGRIVGSFLSLLTAIAFFSLSVWSSGDALVGGAQRLVGLPENALTLGLAYGLFAVLVLTVCLYGFRFMLWVNKIAVVSASLLFLLGIPAFAGGFDAGYAGSLQLGQPGFWAAFVGAALVAMSNPVSFGAFLGDWSRYIPRQTPRLRILLAVIAAQAATLIPFLFGLATASLVAVRAPDYIAQNNYVGGLLAIAPTWYFLPVCLLAVIGGLSTGTTALYGTGLDLSSVLPRLLTRVRATLLIGLAAIAFIFIGRFSFNLVQSVSTFAVLIVTCTSPWMVIMILGLLVRRGFYCPDDLQVFTRGERGGRYWFHHGWNWRGLGAWIPSALLGLAFVNLPGQFVGPLGELAGGIDLSLPLSLGSAALLYLALLQLFPEPAAVYGPAGARRPRRPADASLEPVSAA; encoded by the coding sequence ATGGACCACCATGACGGCATCACCCGTATCGAAACCTTCGGCGTCGAGCAGATTCCCGCTCACGAGCGCAGTGCCACTCCGCTCGATCTGTTCCGCCTGATCTTCGGCGGCGCCAATACCTTCGCCACCGCCGTGCTCGGCAGCTTTCCGATCCTGTTCGGCCTGTCGTTCCAGGCCGGGGTGCTGGCCATCGTCGCCGGGGTACTCTGCGGTGCGCTGATCCTGGCGCCCATGGGGCTGTTCGGCGCCCTCAACGGGACCAACAACGCCGTCTCCTCTGGCGCCCACTTCGGCGTCCATGGCCGTATCGTCGGCTCCTTTCTCTCCCTGCTCACCGCCATCGCCTTCTTCTCGCTGTCGGTGTGGAGTTCCGGCGATGCCCTGGTGGGCGGCGCCCAGCGTCTGGTCGGCCTACCGGAAAACGCCCTGACCCTGGGCCTGGCCTATGGGCTGTTCGCCGTGCTGGTGCTGACGGTGTGCCTCTATGGCTTTCGCTTCATGCTCTGGGTCAACAAGATCGCCGTGGTCAGCGCCAGCCTGCTGTTCCTGCTCGGCATCCCAGCCTTTGCCGGGGGCTTCGACGCCGGCTATGCGGGCAGCCTGCAACTGGGCCAGCCGGGCTTCTGGGCGGCCTTCGTCGGCGCCGCCCTGGTGGCCATGAGCAATCCGGTGTCCTTCGGCGCCTTCCTGGGCGACTGGTCGCGCTACATTCCTCGGCAGACGCCTCGCCTACGCATCCTGCTGGCGGTGATCGCCGCCCAGGCCGCCACTTTGATCCCCTTCCTGTTCGGCCTGGCCACTGCTTCACTGGTGGCGGTGCGCGCACCCGACTACATCGCGCAAAACAACTACGTGGGCGGCCTGCTGGCCATCGCCCCCACCTGGTATTTCCTGCCGGTCTGCCTGCTGGCGGTGATCGGTGGCCTCTCCACCGGGACCACGGCGCTCTATGGCACCGGGTTGGATCTCTCCAGCGTGCTGCCGCGCCTGCTGACACGGGTGCGGGCGACCCTGCTGATCGGCCTGGCGGCCATCGCCTTCATCTTCATCGGGCGCTTCAGCTTCAACCTGGTGCAGAGCGTCTCCACCTTCGCCGTGCTGATCGTGACCTGCACCAGCCCCTGGATGGTGATCATGATCCTCGGCCTGCTGGTGCGCCGTGGCTTCTACTGCCCGGACGACCTGCAGGTGTTCACCCGCGGCGAGCGCGGCGGGCGCTACTGGTTCCACCACGGCTGGAACTGGCGCGGCCTGGGCGCCTGGATTCCCAGTGCCCTGCTCGGCCTGGCCTTCGTCAACCTGCCCGGCCAGTTCGTGGGGCCCCTGGGTGAACTGGCCGGCGGCATCGACCTGAGCCTGCCGCTCAGTCTCGGCAGCGCCGCCCTGCTCTATCTGGCACTGCTCCAACTGTTTCCCGAGCCCGCCGCCGTCTATGGCCCAGCCGGAGCACGACGTCCGCGGCGCCCGGCTGACGCCTCCCTGGAACCCGTCTCCGCTGCCTGA